The window GCCATCGAAGGCGAGAAGCCGCTCTTTGATTGCCAAGAGGTGCGCCGGCGCTGCGCACTGTACGGCGACTGCCCTCCACGCTGGGCCTCAGGCGGTGTGTGCGCGATCCACGGCGTTATGCTGCAAGCAGAGAAGGCGATGCGCTTGAGCCTTGCATCTCAATCGCTCGGCGACATCGCAAAGCGGTTCAGCAGAATAGCTCCCGCGACGTTTTTCGATGAACTGGACGGCTGGGTCGACCAGCGAATGTCCGACAGAACTGTTCGCGGCAGTAAGGCGGACTCCTAATTAAACGGATTGTGAATCACAATGAGTATGCCTGTGTCGCATCTGAAGACATCGCTGTGCGATGGACGTTCGCGCCGGTTGGCCCGCGCCAAACGTATATCGGTCGCCTTCGTCTTAGCCTCTCTAGGTTTTGCATCCTCCTTGAGCGCAGCAGAGCCACAGGCAGTGAAGGTCGATGTTGCGCCAGTGCTTGCGAAGCTCGTTCGCCAGTGGGATTCTTTCCCCGGTCGCATTTCGGCTGTTGAGACCGTCGACATTCGACCACGGGTCAGCGGC is drawn from Hyphomicrobium methylovorum and contains these coding sequences:
- a CDS encoding RrF2 family transcriptional regulator, with protein sequence MAHITTSVEYAIHCLLWLAVRDDPAMSSRDLAELQGVSPTFLAKILPKLERAGIVSAHEGVRGGYRLARPPAQITFLDIVDAIEGEKPLFDCQEVRRRCALYGDCPPRWASGGVCAIHGVMLQAEKAMRLSLASQSLGDIAKRFSRIAPATFFDELDGWVDQRMSDRTVRGSKADS